From one Brachypodium distachyon strain Bd21 chromosome 4, Brachypodium_distachyon_v3.0, whole genome shotgun sequence genomic stretch:
- the LOC100823110 gene encoding uncharacterized protein LOC100823110 has protein sequence MKIAKAPGLLKKAAALCKSKTGVLTARLLLLASPRRRMATAGAISHRIHAVMVANREKARACDRTLVLRRDEAKPATVDFSHQLALFDTEEYGHGGCPDWTLHPIFNDDGGSSCSYTEEDYEVDGDDEDAEELLLDASEDDEPSVMDVIRSNREIEGVEFNMEEEIDQAADMFIRRFRERMNQSF, from the coding sequence ATGAAGATCGCCAAGGCCCCAGGGCTCctgaagaaggcggcggcgttaTGCAAGAGCAAGACCGGCGTCCTCACGGccaggctcctcctcctcgcctctcCCCGCCGCAGGATGGCCACTGCCGGTGCCATCTCGCACAGGATCCACGCGGTGATGGTCGCCAACCGGGAGAAGGCGAGAGCCTGCGACAGGACACTCGTGCTGCGCAGGGACGAGGCGAAGCCGGCGACGGTTGATTTCTCTCATCAGCTGGCGCTGTTCGACACGGAGGAATATGGTCATGGTGGCTGCCCTGACTGGACGCTGCACCCCATCTTCAACGACGACGGTGGCAGCAGCTGCTCGTACACGGAAGAAGACTACGAGGTTgatggcgacgacgaggatgctGAGGAGCTGCTACTCGATGCGTCGGAAGACGACGAGCCGTCGGTGATGGATGTGATCAGGAGCAACCGGGAAATTGAGGGCGTGGAGTTCaacatggaggaggagatcgaccAGGCCGCCGACATGTTCATCAGGAGGTTCCGGGAGCGGATGAACCAGAGCTTCTAG